A DNA window from Primulina tabacum isolate GXHZ01 unplaced genomic scaffold, ASM2559414v2 Contig708, whole genome shotgun sequence contains the following coding sequences:
- the LOC142534834 gene encoding uncharacterized protein LOC142534834, whose amino-acid sequence MDADRVRCTIYLLKGDASLWWEGAEQGVNLATLTWEDFKSVLYDKYFTTDVRSRLKREFISLRQHLSVAEFVQKFDRGCHFVPLIALDGLRPTIRHDVMLTGPVDYTTVVAKAFRAEQSLKHIDWEMQRNRNHAQQASQHNKKPYIGPPKRLGQPKLQGQPPKENVSKTTEKPIFKECYRHHYGKCMWGTYKCFKCRAMGHKAGDFQKLKQPMTGRAYVMHAEKAKPDMTLITTGIATYALLDSGATYSFISESFVKKLGILPVDVESEFKVTLPFGEHMVSSNMVKDVELKLQRNIIRADLIRSVSIRPPNGKTTIFEEAQNKQMTHIISCIRAKKLIQKGSQVFIASIISAPDTDSRSIEDVEVVKDFPDVFPDNVFGIPPEREVEFAIELMSSTMSISKYLDVQGLATFILVARNEMRHYALCIRMLDMSTSEGRVSKTGGNSLTTPHSRVEVGKHYYRFRGRIAKDGERTQFHLGDSGSSY is encoded by the exons ATGGACGCTGACCGAGTTCGTTGTACCATCTATCTCCTAAAGGGCGAtgcttccttatggtgggagggagcagaGCAAGGAGTGAATCTAGCGACTCTAACTTGGGAGGATTTCAAGAGTGTGTTATATGATAAATACTTCACTACCGACGTTCGTTCGAGGTTGAAGAGAGAGTTTATTAGTCTCCGCCAGCACTTGTCTGTTGCTGAGTTCgtgcagaagtttgataggggctgtcattttgtgcccttgattgcttTGGATGGATTGAGGCCGACGATCCGTCACGATGTGATGCTCACTGGTCCTGTTGACTATACTACTGTCGTTGCCAAAGCTTTTCGAGCCGAGCAGTCACTTAAGCATATTGATTGGGAGATGCAGCGTAACAGAAATCACGCCCAGCAAGCTAGTCAGCATAATAAGAAGCCTTATATAGGACCACCGAAGCGGCTGGGACAACCGAAACTACAAGGACAACCACCTAAAGAAAATGTCTCGAAGACTACTGAGAAGCCAATTTTCAAGGAGTGTTATCGCCATCATTATGgaaagtgcatgtggggcacctacaagtgcttcaagtgcAGAGCAATGGGGCATAAGGCTGGTGATTTCCAAAAACTCAAGCAACCCATGACTGGAAGGGCTTACGTGATGCATGCTGAGAAAGCGAAGCCAGACATGACGCTTATTACAA CGGGAATAGCTACCTACGCTTTACTAGATTCTGGAGCTACGTATTCTTTCATATCGGAATCTTTCGTGAAGAAATTAGGAATCTTACCAGTGGACGTGGAGTCGGAATTCAAAGTTACATTGCCTTTTGGCGAACATATGGTTTCTAGTAACATGGTTAAGGATGTGGAACTAAAATTGCAAAGGAATATTATACGAGCGGACCTTATA AGgtcagtatctattagaccaCCGAATGGGAAAACAACTATCTTCGAGGAGGCACAAAACAAACAAATGACGCATATTATTTCATGCATACGTGCGAAGAAGCTTATACAAAAGGGTAGCCAAGTTTTTATCGCTAGTATTATATCTGCACCCGACACTGACAGTCGATCTATTGAGGATGTGGAGGTAGTTAAGGATTttccggatgtatttcccgacaATGTTTTTGGCATCCCACCTGAAAGAGAAGTGGAATTCGCTATTGAGTTGATGTCCAGTACAATGtcgatctctaag TACCtagatgtacaaggacttgcaacttttatattggtggccaggaatgaaatGAGACATTATGCGCTTTGTATCAGAATgcttgacatgtcaacaagtgaaggcagagtaTCAAAGACCGGCGGGAATTCTTTGACCACtccccattcccgagtggaagtgggcaAACATTACTATAGATTTCgtggtaggattgccaaagATGGTGAAAGAACTCAAttccatttgggtgatagtggatcatCTTACTAA